A genome region from bacterium includes the following:
- a CDS encoding glycosyltransferase family 39 protein translates to MDTNGYNTQNTQKAISYQLNKYSKIFIILIVLFGLALRLVFFSGYVQGDDKHYMGQAYRFSIGDFTPGDNQWGVRLGMVIPTALSFFLFGVSDISLVLFSLICSLGNIILIYYFGKMIFNERIALLSAFLMAFFPLEVIYASHLFPCVSFTFFTGLGIFCFLKGEKDNKWIYYLLSGLFIGIGYLIRENALFLALPLVIYMLYNKKIKIEFIHLLVGFFIIIALESGFYYFQNGDILHRSHVVNSIINKNCLQNENFKIDLNWFLSPLAVLFVNQEFGFFYYLILPIGIFFLYKKNKAVMLLLIWIFPLLLYTFYGPISASNYWTLTREPRYLAYITIPSLLILSYFLDKQVNKKWMYSLLIFLLISSIGFTCLDDSKNITFQTKKLYGFHKMNPEKTLIVVRPLFLDLLFYSRFQPMPSLKLFAIDEDKSATLKSIKKIYPNVDIFHDLKSIDRCKLNDVYIAVDNSVSYYSKEILKSKKKREIITIQRPRGLYFNLFELKRKLLTNKKILESDLQRVYSDVQIFYFP, encoded by the coding sequence ATGGACACAAATGGATATAATACCCAAAACACTCAAAAAGCAATTTCCTATCAGTTAAACAAATATTCAAAAATATTTATTATTCTTATTGTTTTATTCGGCTTGGCCCTGCGTTTAGTTTTTTTTAGTGGTTATGTACAAGGAGACGATAAACATTATATGGGACAAGCCTATAGATTTTCTATTGGTGATTTTACTCCGGGAGATAACCAATGGGGAGTAAGATTAGGCATGGTGATTCCCACAGCCCTTTCTTTCTTTTTATTTGGTGTTAGTGATATTTCTTTGGTCCTTTTTTCCCTTATATGCTCACTTGGCAATATAATATTAATCTATTATTTTGGAAAAATGATTTTTAATGAACGGATAGCTTTACTATCAGCATTTCTGATGGCATTTTTCCCTTTAGAGGTCATTTATGCAAGCCATTTATTTCCATGTGTTTCATTCACTTTTTTCACAGGATTGGGGATTTTTTGTTTCTTGAAAGGAGAAAAAGATAATAAATGGATTTATTATCTTCTATCAGGTTTGTTTATTGGGATTGGCTACCTCATTAGAGAAAACGCACTTTTTCTGGCTTTACCTCTTGTTATATATATGCTTTATAACAAAAAAATTAAAATTGAATTCATCCATTTATTAGTAGGATTTTTTATAATAATTGCACTGGAATCAGGTTTTTACTATTTCCAAAATGGTGATATTTTGCATAGATCTCATGTTGTAAATTCTATAATTAATAAAAACTGCCTTCAAAATGAAAATTTTAAAATTGATTTGAATTGGTTCCTTTCACCATTGGCTGTACTCTTTGTTAACCAGGAATTTGGTTTTTTCTATTATTTAATCTTGCCAATAGGGATATTCTTCTTATACAAAAAAAATAAAGCTGTTATGTTATTACTTATTTGGATATTTCCTCTTTTGTTATATACATTTTATGGTCCTATTTCTGCATCAAATTACTGGACATTGACAAGGGAACCAAGATATTTAGCATATATTACCATTCCTTCATTACTTATTTTATCTTACTTTCTAGACAAGCAAGTTAATAAAAAATGGATGTATTCACTCTTAATTTTCTTACTTATAAGTTCCATTGGATTTACCTGCTTAGATGATAGTAAAAATATCACCTTCCAAACAAAGAAATTATATGGCTTTCATAAGATGAATCCAGAAAAAACACTTATTGTTGTTAGGCCACTGTTTTTGGATTTATTATTTTATTCCAGGTTCCAGCCAATGCCTTCTTTGAAACTTTTTGCTATTGATGAAGATAAGAGTGCAACACTTAAAAGCATCAAAAAAATATATCCAAATGTAGATATATTTCATGATCTAAAGAGCATAGATAGATGTAAATTGAATGATGTATATATAGCAGTAGATAACAGCGTATCGTATTACAGTAAGGAGATATTAAAATCAAAAAAAAAGAGGGAAATTATTACTATCCAAAGACCAAGAGGTTTATACTTTAATCTTTTTGAATTAAAAAGAAAATTACTTACAAATAAAAAAATTTTAGAATCAGATTTACAAAGGGTATACAGTGATGTTCAGATATTTTATTTTCCCTGA